The stretch of DNA TTTAGCACCCGGCACACCTGGCCTGTTGCACCACAGACCGGTAGGCATGCGCAAAAATATTTGTTATTTTTAGCATAATTTAAGATGGTTAGTTCAATATTTTAAGGAACCACTCTTACACTGGTACTTATTCACCAGTCGTGATAGATGAGTAAAATAGTAAAGACTGCATTAGAGCTCAGTAAGCTTGCATTAGAGCTCGATAAGCCTGTCCTTAGGTGATTTGGTAAGCAACCGGCAGCCTTCCTTTTCCACTATCACGCTGTCCTCAATACGCACCCCTCCAGTGCCGGGCAGGTAAATACCAGGCTCTATCGTTACCACCATACCTTCCTGTAAAACGGTATCATCCCTGAGAGAAAGCCTCGGCCCCTCATGCACCGCCAGGCCCACACCGTGCCCGGTGCTGTGGCCGAAATATTCACCGTAACCGTAGGAGGCAATGACCTCCCGGGCCGCCTTGTCTACCGCGCTGGCCGCCACACCCGCTCTTACCGCCACCAGACCGGCCAGCTGAGCCTCCAGCACAATATTATATATTTGTTTGATCTGATTGCTTGGCGATCCCAGGGATATCGTTCTGGTCATATCAGAATTATAGTTATCCACCACCACGCCAAAATCCAGGGTCACGACATCACCGGTATTAATGGTTTTAGCTGATGCTACACCATGCGGCAGCGCGGCCCGGGGACCCGAGGCTACAATAAAAGGAAAGGCGGTTTTTTCGGCACCCCGGTACCTCATAAACATTTCCAGTTCCAACGCCACCTCCCTTTCACTGATGCCCGGCTTGATGAAGCTGCAAATATATTTAAATCCTTCGTCTAAAAGAGCCATGGATCTCTGGATGGTTTCCAATTCATTTTTATCCTTAATTAACCGTAATTGCTCTATAATACCTTCCACCGGGCGCAATGACACTTCGCCCAGCTTTTTATGTAGTGTATCGTAAAATTTATAACTTATGTAATCCGCCTCAAAGCCCAGGACATGCAAATTTAACCTGCCGGCCATGTCCACCAGCGCATCTGCCAGGGTGGTTTCCATTTTGATTAATTCCAGGTGTGGGCTTTGCTCCCGCGCCTGTTCTATAAACCGAAAGTCAGTTATGATATAGGATTGCCCGGCGGTTACCAGCAGCGCACCTGCATCACCGGTGAAACCGCTTAAGTAAAACCGGTTTTCAGGCTGCATCACCAGCAGTGCGTCCATGGCATAATCTTTAAGGAACCCTGCAACCTTGTTTACACGCGTTTGCATTTTTACTCCTCCGCCGGCCGGTAAAGACCAGTCCGGTTAAAATATAAATTATAAGTACACTTGTTACAATGTTGGGTGCAATTTATTCGGGTAGTTTGTTAAGGTAATTTGTTTAAGGTAATTGTTAAGGTATTTTGTTAAAGCAATAAATTCACTATAACACTAATGAGGCCTAGCTATTTACAAAGTACCAATTGCATGATAAAAATCAAAGAGACTTGCCCGCTTTGTGAGCCCGTGCCAGTTCCATCGCGGCCTGCAAAGCCAGTTGATAACCAAGCACCCCAAAACCGGATATCTGCCCCGCTGCAACAGGAGCAATTACAGAAAGACGACGAAATTCCTCCCGGGCGTGGATGTTGGAAATATGCACTTCTACCACCGGTATATCAATGGCCGCCACCGCATCCCGCAATGCGTAACTATAATGAGTTAAGGCACCCGGATTAAAAATGACGGCATCGTACTCATCACCGGCGGAATGCAATCCATCGATAAGCGCACCCTCATGGTTGGACTGCATAAAACCAATGCCAACTCCCAGCGTTTGGGCCAACTGCTGCAGGGAAGCGTTTATTTCCGCCAGTGACCCGGTGCCATACACTCCAGGTTCCCTTTTTCCCAGCAAGTTGAGGTTTGGGCCGTTCATAATCAGTATTTTCACCATATCACCTCAAAAAGATGGGAATATTTTAACATAAATGACCCTGATTGCATAGTCCTGGACCAATTGCATAAGTCCGGTCAGGAAGATGAGCAACGGGGCAAAACCTTCGTCGCCTTGATTGGTGCCGGGTGTTGAAAGGTTGAAAATCTTAGATTTTCAACCTTTCAACACCCGGCACCAAAGCCTATCAGGCCTAGCTGGCACCAAAGCCTGCCTTTTCAACAAGTTCTTTAAGAAAGTTTAAGCCTGACCCCCGCCGCTGATGCTCATGCGGGATACTCTAATGGTGGGGGCGCCACGGCCTCCGAAGAACTGCAGGTCGCTGCCCACGGCATCTACCTGGCCCAGCATTTCCATGATGTTGCCGGCGATGGCCAGACCCCGTACCGGATAGGCGAGCTTGCCGTTTTCAATCCACAGGCCGCTGGCTCCCAGGGAAAAGTCCCCCGATATGGGGTTGGCGGTGTGCAGGCCCATTACTTCGGTTACATAAAGCCCGCTGGATATATCGCCGATGATTTGTTCAGCAGTTTTATCACCAGGCTCAATAAAAAAGTTGGTGGTGCCCACTTCGGGCGTTCCTTTAAAAGAGCCGCGGACACCGTTGCCTGTGGACAGCACCCCGTCCTTGGCAGCAGTATATATGTTATGTAAAAAGCATTGCAGCTTTCCGTTCTGAACCAGTACCGTCCTGGATGTGGGTACACCCTCACCGTCGAAGGGTGCCGAGGCAATGCCGCCGGGCAGGGTGCCGTCATCTATAATATTGATTTGCTCCGAGGCTACCTGCTGGCCTACTTTGCCGGCAAAAAGTGAGCGCCCCTTTTGCACCGCCTCGGCGGACAGGGCAGGCGCCAGCAGGCCTAAAAAACCGGTGGCCACGTAGGGCTCCAAAACAACTGCCGCCTGCCGGGTCGCCCCGGGCCTGGCCCCCAGCATGCGTACCGCCCGGCCCGCCGCCTGCTTACCTAAAGCCGCGGGGTCAAGGTCGGCATAGCGCAGGCTGAAATTCATGGCAAACCCGGTCTGGCTGTCCTCTCCCTCGCCCGCCACCAGGGTGATGTACATACCGCAATAAGCGCCACCGTAATGCAGTGATAGACCATGGGAGTTCACCAGGGTCACCTCGGCCTCGCCATCCTGGTAAGTGGAACTTTCGATAATACTGACCCGTGCATCAGCGGCCCGGGCTTCATTTTCCATAGTACGGGCCATATCAATCTTTTCTTCCACAGCGGCAGCCCGGATGGCCGGGTCATATAGATCCATATCCGGGTAGCTGGGGGCCGGCTGGGGCAGCAGCCGGTGCAGGTCGGGTTCGGCAAAGCGGGCGTTGGCCAAAGCTTGTCTTACAGCCCCATCCACAGCCACATCTCCTAAATCAGTGGTAAAGGCAAAACCGGTTTTGCCGTCTTGAAACACCCGTATACCCATACCCCGGTCTTCAGCCAATTTCATTGTCTCCACTGTGCCGTTGCGCACTTCAATATCCAACTCTTTACTGTTGCTGATATATGCCTCGGCCATGGCGGCACCTGACTGCATAGCCTTATGTACCGCATTTTCCGCATATTCTTTATATTTGGAATCCATATTGCCTACTCGCTCCTTTCAGTTAGGTTATTATAATTCAATAAAAAACAAACTATTCCTTTAAGTGCCAATAATAAAGTATGACACGGGGACGTTTCCGTTGTATTATCTCGCCCTTCAACCACTAGCTACGCTTCGGTGACTATGAACCGACTCCATGGATAAAGGCGCATAAATGCCAAACACAATACAGAACCAGCCGCCCAGTTTATACATATTTTCCCCAACCTCCAGCAACTAACCACCGCTAACCTTTAAATTTAAGCCTAAGTTAATGAGAGGAAAATAAAAAACTGCCTGTAATGGCAGTTAATGCATAAAAAATGAATTGGCAGTCAAAGCAATCAGGTCTTTAAATGTAACCGGTGCCAGCTCTTGGACGGAAACCTGAACCACAAAATTAGGATCAAGCATTGCCACTATGGCCACCCTTTGATTAGTTTGCTGATCAGTATAAAAACCTATCACGCAAAATTGTGCCTCCTCCCCGGCAACCTTCCTGGTGACAATATCGCCAATTTTCATTAAATAATACCTCCTAATGGAAGTACACCCCGTGGGTAAGATTCCAAGCATTAATGGCGGCATAATATCAAATAAGCATTCTATGCACTTATGATACAACATATGCCTTTTTATTTGCAGTTGTGTATAAAAATACTTTCCCAACCTACATAAAAATGGTTGTATTTCTAAAAATTAACTCAACATGGCTCATATCTTTTATATGAGCGGGTGAAAATAAAAAAAGAAAATTGTTTACATAATAGAGTTATAAACTTAAAAAGGTGGTGCTAAGTAATGGATTTTAATTTTAAACAAAATGTAAACACCGATTGGCCAACCTGGAAGAATTATTTAAAAAATGCCATGGAATTTGCCGATGAGCTTGGTATAAGCCGGGATAAAATAAATAACCTGGCCTACCAGGTGGGCGACCTGTTGGCCCAAAGCGTACCCCCGGCCAACCCCGAACAACAGGCCATCAAAGAATTGTGGCAGGTTGCCGACCAAAATGAACGGCAAGTACTGGCCCGTTTAATGACCAAGGTAGTTAACCAGTAACCCTAAGAAATACTATAACAAACACCACAGTTGACAATAGTAAAGCAAAGCGCCCAATACTAAGGGTGCTTTGCTTTAAACTTTGCGTCTGTTTCAAAAATATTGCAGTAAATTAAACTGATTTCCTGACTTTATCAGATAACCGACGTCAAACCAGCATGAATCTGGACACGATTAAATATAAAGTGGCATTACTGCCACTGCAAAAAATTTACTTAATTTTACAGCACAAACTCACCGCAGTTTGTCGGCTTATTATTTAAAATTTATATTACAGCCGTTCTATAAAGTCATACTAAAATCCGGAAATACTCAAATAAAACATAATTATCCGGCCGGCGTAAAAAGCCGCCACGACTCCGCCAAGCGCCAGATAGGGGCCAAAAGGCACGGCATCTTTTCTGCCTTTACGGCCAATTACCATCAGTATTACGCCCGAAATGCCGCCCAGTAAAAAAGAGATGAACAACGCGACTATAATATCGGGCCAGCCTAAAAACAATCCCATAAGCGCACTTAATTTAATATCCCCGCCGCCCATGCCTCCTTTTGATACCATGGCAATAATTAGAAAGAACAATCCGGCGGCAAAAAAACCAATTAACCCGTCAACTAGTCTACCTGAACCGGATAAAAACACCAGCGGTAAACCCAGCAAACAACCCGCTATAATAATCTCATCCGGGATAATTTTATGTTGATAATCGATCGCTGTTGCAGTGATCAGCACAGCAAAGAATACCCACATAGCTACGGTTTGCCACTGCCAACCCCAAAACCGGTAAGCAGCCACAAAAAACACAGCAGTTATCAATTCCACCAGGGGATACCGGGAGGATATTTTTTTATTGCAATACCGGCAGCGTCCTTTAAGGAGCACATAGCTAAGCAAAGGTACCAGATCTAGCACCCCGAGCCTCCGGCCACAGCCGGGACAGTGGGACGGCTTGTAAACCACCGATTGTTCCCGGGGCAGCCGGTATATGCACACATTAAGGAAGCTGCCGATGCAGGCACCTAAAATAAAAACTACAATATATATTACAGCCTCAGAATAATGCATTGCACTCTCCACAACAATGAAATCATCCCTGGTTCAGCCCTGCCCGGGAAAGCACTTCCAAGAGCAAGAGCAAAAGTAAAAGCAAGAGTAGGAACAAAGCAACAGGGCTTAGTTCAGCAAAGTCAAATAAATTATGACCGCATATTACAAAGGACAGCTGCATAAAAGCAGTTGATTACAGCGATAAATATGCAATATCACTTTAACCAGCTCTAGCTCACTCCCCGTGGCCGGTGCCGCCAACCACCAATTCCTTGATCCTTATGGTGGGCTGAGCGTCACTCACCGGCACTCCCTGTCCATCCTTGCCGCAGGTGCCGATGGTAAAGCCTAAATCATCTCCCACAGCCTCGATAAGACGGAGCACCTCGGGGCCGTTGCCGGTCAGCGTGGCACCGCGTACCAAGGGACCAACCGCGCCATTTTGGATAAGATACCCCTCGGCCACATCAAAAACAAAATCCCCGGTGGTGGTATTAACCTGCCCACCGCCCATTTTTTTCACCAGCAAACCGTTACCGGCATCACTAATGATCTTTTGCGGGTTATCCTTGCCCGGGGCAATATACGTATTGCCCATACGAGGTATGGGCTTATGCTGGTAAGACTCCCGCCGGCCGTGACCGTTGGGCTCCACCCCGTCGCGTTTGGCGGTAAGCCGGTCATACAAAAAATCCTTCAATATACCTTTCTCTATCAAAACCACTTTACGTGTGGGCACACCTTCATCATCAAAACTGTATGAGCCGTAGCGATCCGGCAAAGTAGCATCATCCACCACAGTGACACAATCCGCCGCCACCTGCTGACCTTTTTTACCGGCATAAACGGAAAGGCCCTTTTGCACCAGGTCAGCCTCCAGCCCATGGCCGCAAGCCTCGTGCACCATAGTGCCGCCCGCCTCCCCGGCCAGCACAACAGGCATTTTCCCGGCCGGTGCCGGCTTCGCGGCCAGCATCTGCACTGCCCGCCGGGCGGCTGCCGCACCTACTTCCTCCGGCTTGTTGCGCTCCAGCAGCTCAAAACCACTGTGGCTGCCCACGGCTTCATATCCCGTTTGAATTACCGCACCTTCCGACGCCACCGCATGCACCATCAACCGGGTACGTACCCGTTCGTCCTCTATATAATCACCGTCACTATTGGCCACAATCACTCGCTGCACCACATCGCTATATCCCACCATTACCTGCTTGATTTTCGACCGGTCCACAGCTCTGGCAGCCTCATCCGCTGCTTTTACCGCTTTGACCTTTTGCTCGGTGGTAACCTGGTCGGGCCTTTGCAGCACGGCAAAATTAACCGGCGACTCCACCCGCCGCAGCTCCAATGACACTTTTTTGCCCTGCCCCGCCACGGCATGGCTGACAATGCGGGCCGCCTCCAGCAAGCCTTCACGGCTTAAATCATTGGTATAAGCATAGGATGTGTGCTCACCAGATAAAACCCTGATCCCCGCCCCGGACTCCACGCCCGAGTGAATACGCTCTATCTTGCCGCCCTCGCAACCGATACCGGTTAAATTTTTATACTCCACGTAAACATCGGCAAAATCCCCGCCATTGGCCAGTGCGGCAGCAATGACATCCTTTAAAGTATCCTTATCCAACACATAATTCACCATCCAGTTCTATTTAAGGTAAGTGTCAAAAAATAACCATAAATAACCACAATAAATAATCTTCCAATACTACAGTTAATATGCTGCCTATATTTTACTTCCAAAACATTATTTTTATTATACCATTCTATAGCATCATCAGACAGCGTTTATCTTTGTTTATATTTAGACATCCATGCCGCCGGCGAGGCACCGGCAAAGGGGTGAAATTTTATTTTCTGGATGGATAACGCAATCCTCAAACGATCGGAAACCCAATAAAGTATATACCAATGTTGATTTAATAAATAAAGTTTGTCTTTTTATCTTACACTGCATGTATTTCTTACACATATAACAGCATTTTTTTTGATATTGACATATGGCCTTTAAATTATACGTCGAATTTTACGGCTTGTCTTTAAAGTTATTTCATTAAAATAAAATTCCGAACTTTCAAAAAGATATGTTTCGGCACAATTATTGCAATTAGTTGAAATTTAATGAAAATTGCAAAGATTGGATCAGGAGGTGATGCCATAGATGCTTGAATAAAAAAAACAATTCAAAGTTGACAATTAACAGAATACAAGCAAAGAAACTTTTTGAAAGGAGTTGATTATTCGTGCGGGAAGCTTTCGGACACGGTCCTGGGCGGATTTTAATTTTCATTCTTACCCTGAGTTTGATCTGGTGGATATTTGTCGTTCCATTCATAGTACAGAACAACACCTATCTTTTTCTTGGATGGATACCACTGGTGGTAATCCTCTGGAATATACAAACTATTTTCTGGTTAGCGGCTATATACATTTATACAACTAAATACTGGCCGTACCGCTAAAAAAACTATATTCAGCAAAATTCATTAAAAAGAAGGAGGATTGGATATGCTCATAGCAATCTTTATCCTTGGAGTTTGTCTTGTATTAATCAGCGCTTATGGCTATAGGTTATCATCAAAGTCGGCAGCAGATTACATGATGGCCGGGCGCAGTATTGGTGCTTTTGTTTTATTCTTCTATGTTTATTTTGCCATTTCAAGCACCTGGAGTTTTTATGGTTTTCCCGGTACGGTGTATAACTCCGGTCCCGGCTTCCTGATCTTTTTTGCCTTTTTCCCGCACGCTTTTTTATATATTTTCCTCGGCCCCAGGCTCTGGGCCGCCGGCAAAATGTACGGTTTGTTTTCACCAGTACAGTATCTGGGTGAACGTTATGAATCAAAAACCCTGCAAGTAATGCTTGCCCTTTGCATGTTCGCATTCCTATTCCCCTACCTTGGCATTCAGTCCATCGGCGTTGGAGTTGGATTGGCAGCTGCAACCGGAGTGCCGTTTTGGGTAGGTGCCGTATATATGTCAGTCCTTATGATTCTTATCGTTGTAATTGGCGGCACCCGCGCGGTGGCATGGGTAAATGTGCTCCTTGGTACAGTCTTCAGCGTTTGTTTTATTGGTTTTATCTTCTGGGTTGCATCAAATGCTGGTATTTCAAGCCTCAGTGAAGCAGCGGCCAAAGCGACGGAGATGAGACCGGGACAGTTAAGCGTGCCCGGACCCCTGGGCATGTGGGATCCTAAAAATTTAATCGGCCTGGCTATAGCAGGCGCAACGGTTTTTGCCTGGCCTCATGTAATCATGGGCACAATGCAAGCTAAATCTGTCGATGTAATGCGCAAAATGACCTACGGCATGCTTGGTTTCTCGCTTATATTCTGCGGCGTGGCATGGGTTTGGGGAGCTATTATAACCCCACTGCTGGTACCCGGCCTGGAAGGAACGGCAGCCGACGCTGTGGTGCAATTAGCAATCTCAAGTTATCTCCCAGCCTGGGCTTCGGCATTGACCGTACTGGCTGTAGTAGCAGCTGCCCTGTCAACGTCAGCCACCCAGCTCATGGTGGCCGGGATATTTGCGTCCAGGGACATTGTACATGCTGGTAAAAACTCCGTAAAAGACAGTCAATTAATCTCCTGGACCCGCATCGGGATGGTTGTCGCTGTTGCCGGCAGCCTGTTACTGGCCATCGGCAGGCCGGCTGAACTGGGCTTAATGCTCAGTAATATCGCATCACCGGGTTTTGCTCAATGGCTGCCTGCCTTACTGGGAGGTATCTTCTGGGCCCGGGGAACAAAATCGGGCGCAGCAGTCGGTACTCTCGCCGGTGTCGTACTGTTGATAGTCGGCAACTTTTTCTATAAACCGCTATTGATGGGCTTTCACCCAATTGTAGTACCCCTGGTAATAAATATGATCCTGTACGTCACTGTCAGCTTGGTAACCACTCCTGTTTCAGAAAGCACTAGAAAGAAATTCTTTACAGATATCGATGAGTGGTTATTAAAAACCCGTGCTGAAGAGCGCAGTGAAGAAATTAAAGCAACTGCTGCACACTTGGGAAATTAGTTAATAAACATTAGATTTTCATCCGGAGGTTATAATGAATATTACTAATTTAATTACCGATAACGTATCTTATAATCCTGATTACAAAGCAATAATTTGCGGAGACGACGGCAGGGAATATACCTGGTCCCAGTTTGACAAAATTATCAACCAGTTAGGCAATGCACTGATTAATATAGGTGTAGGAAAAGGAGACCGGGTGGCAATTTATTTGCCTAACTCTCCGGAGTTTTTATTCACTTATTTTGCGGTGACCAAAATAGGTGCCATAGCATCGCCATTTAATATCCTCTTTAAGACTAATGAAATCTCTTATATCCTCAACAATTCCAGGGCCAAAGTTTTAGTTGGTGCGTCTGCTGAGATCGAAGAAAATTTAATGGCAGCAATTGACCAGTTCCCGCACCTGGAAAAGATCATTACGGTTGGTAAACCGGTGCAGGGTGCCGTTGACCTATACTCTCTAATTTCTGAGGCTTCAGAAAACTTAGATATGCAAAAGTGCAGTTCTAAGGACATTGCAGCCCTGCTCTACACATCAGGCACCACCGGAAAGCCTAAAGGAGCCATGCTCAGCCATGGCAACTTAATGTCCATCGCTGAGGTCAGCGCAGCAGTGCTGCATATCAATGACCAGGACCTGTTTGTGACGGCGGCCCCCTACTGCCACGTGTTTTTTGTTCTGGCCGTGCTCGGCCCTTTTTACGCCGGTGCTGGTGTTACCACCATGCAGCGCTTTAATCCTGAATTAGCTCTGGACTTATTATCTCGTTATAAGGCCACTCACTTTGCCGGTGTGCCCACAATGTATCTATTCATGCTGCAGGAATACGATAAAAATAAACGGGATTTATCCTCCTGGCGTTTCGCCCACGCCGCAGGTGCTTCAATGCCGGTTGAATATATCGAGCAAATTGAGCAAACATTCGGCGTAAGCTTATGCGAAACCTATGGCATCACGGAAACCAGTTCCACCATAACCTATAATAGGCTCGGGCACGGCAAGGTAGGCGCAGTTGGGCCGGTTGCCCGCGGCACCGAGATTAAAATAGTGGACGATGCAGGCAATGAGCTGCCGGTGGAAGAGGTGGGTGAAATACTGGTTAAAGGCCCTGGTGTTTTCAAAGGCTACTGGGAAATGCCCGATATGACCAGGGAGGCATTTGACGGTGAATGGTACCGCAGCGGTGACCTGGGCAAATACGATGAGGACGGATACTTTTATATTGTAGATCGTAAAAAGGACATGATTGTGTGCGGCGGCTATAATGTTTACCCACGGGAAGTGGAAGAGGCTATTTACCAGCACCCCAAAGTTATGGAAACAGCAGTGTTGGGGATAAAGGACTCTGTTCGAGGTGAAGTCCCGAAGGCCTATATCCGCTTAAAAGAAGGTGCGGAGATGGTGGACCAGGAAATGATAGACTTTCTCAAAGCTAGGTTAGCATCCTACAAAGTCCCCCGCAACATAGAATTTGTGGAAGAATTGCCTAAAAGCCCCACTGGCAAGATTTTAAAGAGAATGTTACGGGCGGATTAAGAAAAGCTTAGTAAATGGACCTCGTACTGGGCAAAGACAGACATGTTAAGTTAAATGGTCTTGAACAGAAGACATGCTTTAATAATGGAGGTCAAAAATGAATGTTTCAGATTTAATTACCAACAATGCTTCTTTTAATCCTAATTACAAGGCGATTATATGCGGGGACGACGGCAGGGAATATACCTGGTCAGAGTTTGACAAAATTATCAACCAATTAGGCAATGCTCTGGTAGAAATTGGTGTAAATAAAGGGGACAGAGTGGCAATATATCTGCCGAACTCCCCGGAGTTTTTATTCACCTACTTTGCGGTGGCCAAAATAGGCGCCGTAGCCACACCATTTAATATTCTTTTTAAGACGGCTGAAATAACTTATATCCTCAACAATTCCAGGGCCAAAGTTTTAGTCGGTTCCGGTGATGAAATCGACCAGAATTTAATAAAAGTAAACGCCCAGACTCCGCACCTGGAAAAAATCATTACCGTGGGAAAACCGGTAGAGGGCGCTGTTGACTTTTATTCAATAATTTTAGAATGCCCTGAAGATTTTGAGACTGTCGACTGCAGTTCCGATGACCTGGCAACGTTAATGTATACCTCCGGCACCACAGGACAGCCCAAAGGGGCTATGCTCAGCCATGGCAATTTTATTTCCATCGCTGCCGTGAACTCGAAAATGGTACAAATAAACGACCAGGACCTTTATATGACGGCCACCCCCTACTGCCATATATTTTTCGTCCAAAGCGTACTGGGGCCCTTTCACGCAGGGGCGGGGGTTGTTACAATGCGCAGCTTTAACGCGGAGAAAACTTTAGAATTGCTATCCCGCTATCAAGTTACCCACTTTGCCGGTGTCCCAACCATGTATATCTTTATGCTTGACCAATTCGACAGCAACAAATACGATTTAAGCGCCTGGCGGTTAGCCGTGTCCGCCGCGGCATCCATGCCTGTGGAACACATTAACAAGATAAAGGCAACCTTCGGTGTCGAATTCAGTGAAACTTACGGTGCAACCGAAACCAGTTCCACTGTAACATATGGCAGGGTAGGTCATGGCAGGGTAGGTTCGG from Desulfoscipio gibsoniae DSM 7213 encodes:
- a CDS encoding class I adenylate-forming enzyme family protein: MNVSDLITNNASFNPNYKAIICGDDGREYTWSEFDKIINQLGNALVEIGVNKGDRVAIYLPNSPEFLFTYFAVAKIGAVATPFNILFKTAEITYILNNSRAKVLVGSGDEIDQNLIKVNAQTPHLEKIITVGKPVEGAVDFYSIILECPEDFETVDCSSDDLATLMYTSGTTGQPKGAMLSHGNFISIAAVNSKMVQINDQDLYMTATPYCHIFFVQSVLGPFHAGAGVVTMRSFNAEKTLELLSRYQVTHFAGVPTMYIFMLDQFDSNKYDLSAWRLAVSAAASMPVEHINKIKATFGVEFSETYGATETSSTVTYGRVGHGRVGSVGPVGRGNRAKVVDNSGSELPAGEVGEILVKTPGVFKGYWEMPEATREAFDEGWYHTGDLGKFDEDGYLYIVDRKKDMIVCGGYNVYPREVEEVIYQHPKVMEAAVLGVKDPVRGEVPKAFIRLKDNEEMTDQELIDFCKQMIANYKVPRNIEFMEELPKGPTGKILKRKLKETI